TCCAATCGGATTCATCTCTATGACGTTACCGCAGGACGTCCCGATTCGCCAGATTGGCACATTAATGCAGGAACGATCATTCACGAGGCAGCCCATCAGACGGCGTACAACATTGGAATTCACCAACGGCATGGCGACGAACCGCGGTGGCTGGTCGAGGGCATTGGCACGCTATTCGAGGCAGCCGGCATTTGGGATTCTCGCCATCACCCAACGCGTCAAGAACGTATCAACGAACGCCAGTTGCAGAACTACCGCCGCCTTGTTGATTCCGCAAACTCGTTAGCCTTATTGCAACAGCAGATTGCTTCTGATGATTTATTTGGTCGCACCACGAATGTGGCTTACGCACATGCTTGGGCGATGACCTTTTTCTTGACCGAGCAAGAGCCTCGCCGCTTCGCTGAACTGATTCAACAGTTAAACCGTCGCCAAGCCTTTGGACGCTATACGGCGAAAGAAAGAATCGCTGATTTCCAAAAGGTATTTGGCAGCGATTTACGAATGTTCGACGCTAGGATGCAACGTTTCTTGGAAACGCTCTAGGTCTCGAGAGTTCGGTATCGTTCCCGCTGCCCATCCTGTCCTGGTTGGGCGTTGCGTTGGCCGATTTCAGGTCGACTGACCGATCAAATCTTGCTCATCGGCAACTTCGGGATCGGCGGAAACTTCGGGTTCGACTGGAGCAAAGCGAACACGCGCTGATTTAACGACCAAAGGGTCCTGGGCGTTGTATTGGACCAGTAAGTTTCCGGCAAATCCCCAACCAACAAATGTTTTGTCTTCGATGATCAAGCGAACTGTTACAGCTTGCCCAGCCGGTACTCGAATGCGATCGGTCAACGTTCGATCGTAGATGCCATGATG
The sequence above is drawn from the Pirellulaceae bacterium genome and encodes:
- a CDS encoding DUF1570 domain-containing protein; the encoded protein is MIRQPIVLVALFLLAIFARGDAQTVEVSLGAGISVRGKPIYWGQHSVVLMERDGHMVTFRPAEAKKFRKLSDRFSSLSQAELRGKLMREFGSDFDVSGTGQYLVVHPAGQRDRWAERFEQLYRSMVQYFRARGFSTKRPEFPFTAIVFPTQESYQNYLRQHDVELGFHSLGYYDLTSNRIHLYDVTAGRPDSPDWHINAGTIIHEAAHQTAYNIGIHQRHGDEPRWLVEGIGTLFEAAGIWDSRHHPTRQERINERQLQNYRRLVDSANSLALLQQQIASDDLFGRTTNVAYAHAWAMTFFLTEQEPRRFAELIQQLNRRQAFGRYTAKERIADFQKVFGSDLRMFDARMQRFLETL